A region from the Pungitius pungitius chromosome 16, fPunPun2.1, whole genome shotgun sequence genome encodes:
- the LOC119214969 gene encoding serine/threonine-protein kinase PAK 3 isoform X1, whose protein sequence is MSDSVDIEEKPPAPPLRMNSSSRDSSSLNHASKPLPMAPDEKNKKVRLRSIFPGGDKTNKKKEKERPEISLPSDFEHTIHVGFDAVTGEFTGIPEQWARLLQTSNITKLEQKKNPQAVLDVLKFYDSKETVNNQKYMSFTSGDKSAHGYIAANTLNRLLSSGPPVSLRTCSALFDKAPGLTSISVPQGAKTSSSEPPIAPPVSEEEEDEEEEEEEEEEEEEEEEDDDDELPPVIAPRPEHTKSIYTRSVLEPKLPTPAKEVLTPPESQVQPDNTSDTMYRHTDRQRKKSKMTDEEILERLRSIVSVGDPKKKYTRFEKIGQGASGTVYTAIDIATGQEVAIKQMNLQQQPKKELIINEILVMRENKNSNIVNYLDSYLVGDELWVVMEYLAGGSLTDVVTETCMDEGQIAAVCRECLQALDFLHSNQVIHRDIKSDNILLGMDGSVKLTDFGFCAQITPEQNKRSTMVGTPYWMAPEVVTRKAYGPKVDIWSLGIMAIEMVEGEPPYLNENPLRALYLIATNGTPELQNPERLSSVFRDFLNRCLEMDVDRRGSAKELLQHSFLKLAKPLSSLTPLIVAAKEAIKNSSR, encoded by the exons ATGTCTGATAGTGTtgatattgaagagaaaccaccGGCCCCCCCCTTGAGAATGAACAGTAGTTCCCGAGACTCTTCATCACTGAATCACGCCTCCAAACCGCTTCCAATGGCTCCCgacgagaagaacaagaaagtccGCCTGCGCTCCATCTTCCCCGGGGGAGACAAGA CgaacaagaagaaggagaaggaacgTCCTGAGATATCTCTACCGTCAGACTTTGAACACACCATCCACGTCGGCTTTGACGCCGTAACGGGAGAATTCACG gGTATCCCGGAGCAATGGGCACGGCTTCTGCAGACCTCCAACATCACCAagctggagcagaagaagaacccgCAGGCCGTATTGGACGTCCTGAAGTTCTACGACTCCAAAGAGACCGTCAACAACCAGAAATACATGAGCTTCACCTCGGGAG ACAAGTCGGCGCATGGGTACATAGCAGCAAACACTCTG AACCGACTGCTGTCCTCTGGGCCTCCCGTCAGCCTTAGAACCTGCAGCGCATTATTTGACAAG GCACCCGGGCTAACCTCCATCTCCGTCCCCCAGGGCGCCAAAACATCATCGTCGGAGCCCCCGATCGCCCCGCCCGTgtccgaagaagaagaagacgaggaagaagaagaagaagaggaggaagaggaggaggaggaggaagaggacgatgaCGACGAGCTGCCCCCGGTCATCGCGCCTCGGCCGGAGCACACCAAATCT ATCTACACGCGCTCCGTCCTGGAGCCAAAGCTGCCCACCCCCGCCAAGGAAGTGCTGACTCCACCGGAGTCGCAGGTCCAGCCGGACAACACGTCCGACACGATGTATCGCCACACCGACCGCCAGAGGAAGAAGTCCAAAATGACGGATGAGGAAATCCTGGAGAGACTCC gGAGTATTGTGAGCGTGGGGGATCCCAAAAAGAAGTACACGCGCTTCGAGAAAATAGGACAAGG AGCGTCCGGCACTGTGTACACTGCCATCGACATAGCAACCGGCCAAGAG GTggccatcaagcaaatgaacctgcagcagcagcccaaGAAAGAGCTGATCATCAATGAGATCCTTGTgatgagggaaaacaaaaactccaATATAGTGAACTACCTGGACAG TTACTTAGTAGGAGATGAGCTGTGGGTGGTGATGGAGTATTTGGCCGGAGGCTCGCTGACGGACGTTGTGACTGAGACCTGCATGGACGAGGGCCAGATCGCCGCAGTCTGCAGAGAG TGTCTTCAAGCCTTGGACTTCCTACACTCCAACCAGGTGAtccatagagacataaaaagtgACAACATCCTCTTGGGCATGGACGGATCCGTCAAGCTTA ccgactTCGGCTTCTGCGCCCAGATAACTCCCGAGCAGAACAAGCGCAGCACGATGGTGGGGACGCCCTACTGGATGGCACCCGAGGTGGTGACCCGCAAGGCCTACGGCCCGAAGGTGGATATCTGGTCCCTGGGGATCATGGCAATAGAGATGGTCGAGGGAGAGCCGCCCTACCTGAATGAGAATCCACTGAGG GCGCTGTACCTGATCGCTACCAACGGGACTCCAGAGCTGCAGAACCCAGAGAGGCTGTCCTCTGTGTTCAGAGACTTCCTCAACCGCTGCCTGGAGATGGATGTGGACCGCAGAGGCTCTGCCAAGGAGCTGCTCCAG CATTCCTTCCTGAAGCTGGCGAAGCCTCTGTCCAGCCTGACGCCTCTGATTGTAGCTGCGAAGGAAGCCATAAAGAACAGCAGTCGCTAG
- the LOC119214969 gene encoding serine/threonine-protein kinase PAK 3 isoform X2 yields MSDSVDIEEKPPAPPLRMNSSSRDSSSLNHASKPLPMAPDEKNKKVRLRSIFPGGDKTNKKKEKERPEISLPSDFEHTIHVGFDAVTGEFTGIPEQWARLLQTSNITKLEQKKNPQAVLDVLKFYDSKETVNNQKYMSFTSGDKSAHGYIAANTLNRLLSSGPPVSLRTCSALFDKGAKTSSSEPPIAPPVSEEEEDEEEEEEEEEEEEEEEEDDDDELPPVIAPRPEHTKSIYTRSVLEPKLPTPAKEVLTPPESQVQPDNTSDTMYRHTDRQRKKSKMTDEEILERLRSIVSVGDPKKKYTRFEKIGQGASGTVYTAIDIATGQEVAIKQMNLQQQPKKELIINEILVMRENKNSNIVNYLDSYLVGDELWVVMEYLAGGSLTDVVTETCMDEGQIAAVCRECLQALDFLHSNQVIHRDIKSDNILLGMDGSVKLTDFGFCAQITPEQNKRSTMVGTPYWMAPEVVTRKAYGPKVDIWSLGIMAIEMVEGEPPYLNENPLRALYLIATNGTPELQNPERLSSVFRDFLNRCLEMDVDRRGSAKELLQHSFLKLAKPLSSLTPLIVAAKEAIKNSSR; encoded by the exons ATGTCTGATAGTGTtgatattgaagagaaaccaccGGCCCCCCCCTTGAGAATGAACAGTAGTTCCCGAGACTCTTCATCACTGAATCACGCCTCCAAACCGCTTCCAATGGCTCCCgacgagaagaacaagaaagtccGCCTGCGCTCCATCTTCCCCGGGGGAGACAAGA CgaacaagaagaaggagaaggaacgTCCTGAGATATCTCTACCGTCAGACTTTGAACACACCATCCACGTCGGCTTTGACGCCGTAACGGGAGAATTCACG gGTATCCCGGAGCAATGGGCACGGCTTCTGCAGACCTCCAACATCACCAagctggagcagaagaagaacccgCAGGCCGTATTGGACGTCCTGAAGTTCTACGACTCCAAAGAGACCGTCAACAACCAGAAATACATGAGCTTCACCTCGGGAG ACAAGTCGGCGCATGGGTACATAGCAGCAAACACTCTG AACCGACTGCTGTCCTCTGGGCCTCCCGTCAGCCTTAGAACCTGCAGCGCATTATTTGACAAG GGCGCCAAAACATCATCGTCGGAGCCCCCGATCGCCCCGCCCGTgtccgaagaagaagaagacgaggaagaagaagaagaagaggaggaagaggaggaggaggaggaagaggacgatgaCGACGAGCTGCCCCCGGTCATCGCGCCTCGGCCGGAGCACACCAAATCT ATCTACACGCGCTCCGTCCTGGAGCCAAAGCTGCCCACCCCCGCCAAGGAAGTGCTGACTCCACCGGAGTCGCAGGTCCAGCCGGACAACACGTCCGACACGATGTATCGCCACACCGACCGCCAGAGGAAGAAGTCCAAAATGACGGATGAGGAAATCCTGGAGAGACTCC gGAGTATTGTGAGCGTGGGGGATCCCAAAAAGAAGTACACGCGCTTCGAGAAAATAGGACAAGG AGCGTCCGGCACTGTGTACACTGCCATCGACATAGCAACCGGCCAAGAG GTggccatcaagcaaatgaacctgcagcagcagcccaaGAAAGAGCTGATCATCAATGAGATCCTTGTgatgagggaaaacaaaaactccaATATAGTGAACTACCTGGACAG TTACTTAGTAGGAGATGAGCTGTGGGTGGTGATGGAGTATTTGGCCGGAGGCTCGCTGACGGACGTTGTGACTGAGACCTGCATGGACGAGGGCCAGATCGCCGCAGTCTGCAGAGAG TGTCTTCAAGCCTTGGACTTCCTACACTCCAACCAGGTGAtccatagagacataaaaagtgACAACATCCTCTTGGGCATGGACGGATCCGTCAAGCTTA ccgactTCGGCTTCTGCGCCCAGATAACTCCCGAGCAGAACAAGCGCAGCACGATGGTGGGGACGCCCTACTGGATGGCACCCGAGGTGGTGACCCGCAAGGCCTACGGCCCGAAGGTGGATATCTGGTCCCTGGGGATCATGGCAATAGAGATGGTCGAGGGAGAGCCGCCCTACCTGAATGAGAATCCACTGAGG GCGCTGTACCTGATCGCTACCAACGGGACTCCAGAGCTGCAGAACCCAGAGAGGCTGTCCTCTGTGTTCAGAGACTTCCTCAACCGCTGCCTGGAGATGGATGTGGACCGCAGAGGCTCTGCCAAGGAGCTGCTCCAG CATTCCTTCCTGAAGCTGGCGAAGCCTCTGTCCAGCCTGACGCCTCTGATTGTAGCTGCGAAGGAAGCCATAAAGAACAGCAGTCGCTAG
- the LOC119214969 gene encoding serine/threonine-protein kinase PAK 3 isoform X3 produces the protein MSDSVDIEEKPPAPPLRMNSSSRDSSSLNHASKPLPMAPDEKNKKVRLRSIFPGGDKTNKKKEKERPEISLPSDFEHTIHVGFDAVTGEFTGIPEQWARLLQTSNITKLEQKKNPQAVLDVLKFYDSKETVNNQKYMSFTSGDKSAHGYIAANTLGAKTSSSEPPIAPPVSEEEEDEEEEEEEEEEEEEEEEDDDDELPPVIAPRPEHTKSIYTRSVLEPKLPTPAKEVLTPPESQVQPDNTSDTMYRHTDRQRKKSKMTDEEILERLRSIVSVGDPKKKYTRFEKIGQGASGTVYTAIDIATGQEVAIKQMNLQQQPKKELIINEILVMRENKNSNIVNYLDSYLVGDELWVVMEYLAGGSLTDVVTETCMDEGQIAAVCRECLQALDFLHSNQVIHRDIKSDNILLGMDGSVKLTDFGFCAQITPEQNKRSTMVGTPYWMAPEVVTRKAYGPKVDIWSLGIMAIEMVEGEPPYLNENPLRALYLIATNGTPELQNPERLSSVFRDFLNRCLEMDVDRRGSAKELLQHSFLKLAKPLSSLTPLIVAAKEAIKNSSR, from the exons ATGTCTGATAGTGTtgatattgaagagaaaccaccGGCCCCCCCCTTGAGAATGAACAGTAGTTCCCGAGACTCTTCATCACTGAATCACGCCTCCAAACCGCTTCCAATGGCTCCCgacgagaagaacaagaaagtccGCCTGCGCTCCATCTTCCCCGGGGGAGACAAGA CgaacaagaagaaggagaaggaacgTCCTGAGATATCTCTACCGTCAGACTTTGAACACACCATCCACGTCGGCTTTGACGCCGTAACGGGAGAATTCACG gGTATCCCGGAGCAATGGGCACGGCTTCTGCAGACCTCCAACATCACCAagctggagcagaagaagaacccgCAGGCCGTATTGGACGTCCTGAAGTTCTACGACTCCAAAGAGACCGTCAACAACCAGAAATACATGAGCTTCACCTCGGGAG ACAAGTCGGCGCATGGGTACATAGCAGCAAACACTCTG GGCGCCAAAACATCATCGTCGGAGCCCCCGATCGCCCCGCCCGTgtccgaagaagaagaagacgaggaagaagaagaagaagaggaggaagaggaggaggaggaggaagaggacgatgaCGACGAGCTGCCCCCGGTCATCGCGCCTCGGCCGGAGCACACCAAATCT ATCTACACGCGCTCCGTCCTGGAGCCAAAGCTGCCCACCCCCGCCAAGGAAGTGCTGACTCCACCGGAGTCGCAGGTCCAGCCGGACAACACGTCCGACACGATGTATCGCCACACCGACCGCCAGAGGAAGAAGTCCAAAATGACGGATGAGGAAATCCTGGAGAGACTCC gGAGTATTGTGAGCGTGGGGGATCCCAAAAAGAAGTACACGCGCTTCGAGAAAATAGGACAAGG AGCGTCCGGCACTGTGTACACTGCCATCGACATAGCAACCGGCCAAGAG GTggccatcaagcaaatgaacctgcagcagcagcccaaGAAAGAGCTGATCATCAATGAGATCCTTGTgatgagggaaaacaaaaactccaATATAGTGAACTACCTGGACAG TTACTTAGTAGGAGATGAGCTGTGGGTGGTGATGGAGTATTTGGCCGGAGGCTCGCTGACGGACGTTGTGACTGAGACCTGCATGGACGAGGGCCAGATCGCCGCAGTCTGCAGAGAG TGTCTTCAAGCCTTGGACTTCCTACACTCCAACCAGGTGAtccatagagacataaaaagtgACAACATCCTCTTGGGCATGGACGGATCCGTCAAGCTTA ccgactTCGGCTTCTGCGCCCAGATAACTCCCGAGCAGAACAAGCGCAGCACGATGGTGGGGACGCCCTACTGGATGGCACCCGAGGTGGTGACCCGCAAGGCCTACGGCCCGAAGGTGGATATCTGGTCCCTGGGGATCATGGCAATAGAGATGGTCGAGGGAGAGCCGCCCTACCTGAATGAGAATCCACTGAGG GCGCTGTACCTGATCGCTACCAACGGGACTCCAGAGCTGCAGAACCCAGAGAGGCTGTCCTCTGTGTTCAGAGACTTCCTCAACCGCTGCCTGGAGATGGATGTGGACCGCAGAGGCTCTGCCAAGGAGCTGCTCCAG CATTCCTTCCTGAAGCTGGCGAAGCCTCTGTCCAGCCTGACGCCTCTGATTGTAGCTGCGAAGGAAGCCATAAAGAACAGCAGTCGCTAG
- the LOC119214968 gene encoding calpain-5-like, whose product MFSSAVPYKNQHYSELKKVCINDKTLFKDPEFPATNASLFFRNPPPGVVEWKRPGEISSEPHLFVKGISSHDLNQGSVGNCWFVAACSCLALKPNLWKKVIPDHTTQEWDHKQPATYGGIFHFQFWVFGEWVDVVVDDRLPTINGELIYCHSKQNNEFWSALLEKAYAKLTGCYEALEGGNTGDAVVDFTGAVAEAINLEAEAYYKDPKKQDKLFEDLLKVYEREGIISCSIKAQPHELELRMSNGLVKGHAYSVTAVKKVRMGHGLMAYFKNETIPLIRMRNPWGKTEWKGAWSDSSEEWSKVGDMERGKLGITVEDDGEFWMEFTDWCKFFTDADICRLINTSLISVYKTWNEVAHFGSWTKNAEPLLNRCGGCGNHKPTFLQNPQYLFDVTKEADEVLISLQQKDMKSQRRFGQGENLSIGFGVFKVEVNRKYRMHDILTQQCVNTSAYINARTVFMRCVLQQGRYLIIPTTFKPLTLGDYMLRVFTDVDSGCRELTEDKPKVKCWSSFLGYPQAVTHVYVHGAEGLQNQDSTGGADPYVMIYCEGRSVRSPVQKDTLTPVFATSAIFYRKKPRTPITVEVWNSNGVKDQFMGQVVLSGSVKDNSGPQTLQLRQRGRQMADEMPGNIGVRIVTSTQLTAM is encoded by the exons ATGTTCTCCTCCGCTGTCCCCTACAAAAACCAGCACTACTCTGAGCTGAAGAAAGTTTGCATCAATGACAAGACGCTATTCAAGGACCCGGAGTTCCCGGCCACCAATGCGTCGCTGTTCTTCCGGAACCCACCTCCCGGGGTTGTGGAGTGGAAACGACCAGGG GAGATAAGCAGCGAGCCTCATTTGTTTGTGAAGGGCATCAGCTCCCATGACCTGAACCAGGGATCTGTGGGGAACTGCTGGTTTGTGGCGGCGTGCTCCTGTCTGGCTTTGAAGCCAAACCTCTGGAAAAAG GTAATTCCTGACCACACAACGCAGGAGTGGGACCACAAGCAGCCGGCGACCTACGGCGGAATCTTCCACTTTCAGTTCTGGGTGTTCGGAGAGTGGGTGGATGTGGTGGTGGATGACCGGCTGCCCACAATCAACGGCGAACTCATCTACTGTCACTCAAAGCAAAACAACGAATTCTGGAGCGCTCTGCTGGAGAAGGCCTACGCCAA GCTTACCGGCTGCTATGAGGCCTTGGAGGGGGGAAACACCGGAGACGCTGTGGTGGATTTCACTGGAGCTGTGGCTGAAGCCATCAACCTGGAGGCCGAGGCTTACTACAAGGACCCCAAAAAGCAGGACAAGCTGTTTGAGGATCTGCTGAAGGTCTACGAACGTGAAGGAATCATCAGCTGCTCAATTAAG GCGCAGCCTCACGAGCTCGAGCTCAGGATGTCTAACGGCCTGGTGAAAGGCCACGCGTACTCGGTGACCGCAGTGAAGAAGGTGCGCATGGGTCACGGGCTCATGGCCTACTTCAAGAATGAAACCATCCCTCTGATCCGCATGAGAAACCCCTGGGGCAAGACTGAGTGGAAAGGAGCCTGGAGTGACAG CTCTGAGGAATGGTCCAAGGTTGGGGATATGGAGCGGGGCAAACTCGGCATCACTGTGGAGGATGATGGCGAGTTCTG GATGGAGTTCACAGACTGGTGCAAGTTCTTTACAGATGCCGATATCTGCCGTCTCATCAACACCTCTCTGATCAGTGTCTATAAGACATGGAACGAGGTGGCGCACTTTGGGAGCTGGACCAAGAACGCAGAGCCGCTGTTAAACCGCTGCGGCGGCTGCGGTAACCACAAGCCGACCTTCCTGCAGAACCCACAG taCCTGTTCGATGTTACAAAGGAGGCCGACGAGGTTCTAATTTCTTTGCAACAGAAGGAcatgaaaagccaaagaagATTTGGTCAAGGAGAAAATCTGAGCATTGGCTTTGGTGTCTTCAAG GTGGAAGTGAACCGGAAGTATCGCATGCACGACATCCTGACCCAGCAGTGCGTGAACACGTCCGCCTACATCAACGCTCGGACGGTCTTCATGAGATGCGTGCTCCAGCAGGGCCGTTACCTCATCATCCCCACCACCTTCAAGCCGCTCACGCTGGGGGACTACATGCTCCGAGTATTCACCGACGTGGACTCGGGCTGCAG GGAGCTAACCGAGGATAAGCCCAAGGTGAAGTGCTGGAGTTCGTTCCTCGGGTACCCGCAGGCGGTGACTCACGTCTACGTCCACGGAGCAGAGGGGCTGCAGAACCAGGACAGCACAGGAG GTGCGGACCCCTACGTCATGATATACTGCGAGGGGCGGTCGGTGCGATCCCCCGTCCAGAAGGACACCCTGACACCGGTGTTTGCGACCAGCGCCATTTTCTACAGGAAGAAGCCCAGAACGCCAATAACCGTGGAG GTGTGGAACAGCAACGGGGTGAAGGACCAGTTCATGGGCCAGGTGGTGTTGTCCGGGTCGGTGAAGGACAACAGCGGCCCCCAGACGCTCCAGCTGAGGCAGCGAGGGCGGCAGATGGCGGACGAGATGCCGGGTAACATCGGCGTGAGGATCGTCACTTCCACTCAGCTGACCGCCATGTGA